A segment of the Fusobacterium ulcerans genome:
AAAGTAAAAGAAATATGTGACAGATTAGGAATAAACTATATATTCAAAGCTTCTTTTGATAAAGCTAACAGATCATCTATCCATTCGTATAGAGGACCTGGAATAGAAGAAGGACTTAGAATACTGAAAAAAGTAAAAGATACATATGGGCTTCCAGTGGTAACAGATGTACATGAAGTATGGCAGTGTAAAAAGGCAGCAGAAGTGGTAGACCTTATACAGATACCAGCATTTTTATGCAGACAGACAGATTTGCTCATAGCAGCAGCTGAAACAGGACTTCCTGTAAATGTAAAAAAAGGACAGTTCCTTGCTCCATGGGATATGAAAAATGTAGTAACTAAAATGGAAGAAAGTGGAAATCCTAATGTTATGCTTTGTGAAAGAGGAAGCACTTTTGGATATAATAACATGGTAGTAGATATGAGAGCTTTCATGGAAATGAGAAAATTTGGATACCCAGTGGTATTTGATGTAACTCATGCAGTACAAAAGCCAGGAGGATTGGGAACAGCTACTTCTGGAGACAGAGAGTATGTTTATCCATTAATGAGAGCGGGACTTGCAATAGGTGTAGATGCAATATTTGCAGAGGTACATCCAAATCCAGAAAAAGCTATGTCAGATGGCCCTAATATGCTTTATTTATCTGACCTTGAAGAGATATTGAAAATGGCAGTTAAAATAGATGATCTTGTAAAAGGAAGATAATAGGAGATGACAGGAGAAATGGATATAATCAATTATGCCAAGGAAGTTTTTGATTCAGAGATAGAAGAATTAAAAATAGTAAGAGATAAAATAAACAGAGAAATGATAGATGTAGTTGAAGAAATATTGAAATCAGAAGGAAAAGTAGTAGTAACAGGTATTGGAAAATCAGGGTTGATTGGAAAAAAAATAGCTGCTACACTTGCTTCTACTGGAACACATTCAGTATTTATGAACTCAGCAGAGGGACTTCATGGAGACCTTGGGATGATATCTAAAGAAGATGTAGTTATAGCTATATCAAATAGTGGAAATAGTGATGAAATAGTTGCCATACTTCCGTCTATCAAAAAGATAGGTGCCAAGATAGTTGCAATGACAGGAAACAGAAATTCAAAACTTGGAAGAGAAGCAGACTATATATTAAATATAGGAGTAAAGAGAGAGGGATGCCCTCTTAATCTTGCACCAATGTCTTCTACTACAAGTACTTTGGTGATGGGAGATGCTCTTGCAGCAATTCTTATCAAGAAAAGAGATTTCAAGCCAGAAAATTTTGCATTGTACCATCCAGGTGGAAGTCTGGGAAAAAGACTTTTGATGAAAGTAAGAGATGTAATGCATAAAGACGAGATGATTCCTTTATGTGATAAAGAAAGTGTAATAGATGATGTAATACTTACAATGACTGACAAAAGACTTGGAGCTGTCTGTGTGATGAATGGTGACCTGATGGTAGGAATAATTACAGAGGGAGATATAAGAAGAGCTTTGAAAAGAAGAGAAGAATTTTTTGGATTTAAAGCAAAAGATATTATGACTAGAAACTTTACTAAGGTAGATAGTGATAGTATGGCAATAGATGCTTTGGAACTTATGGAAAACAGAGAGAGTCAAATATCAGTTCTTCCTGTATTTGACAAGGATAAATTGGTAGGAATGGTAAGAGTACATGACCTTCTAAATGTTGTTGGAAGATAATTGGAAAATAGTTGACATGGGAAGTAAATTTTTATATAATCATAGATATACACAAAAATTAAATTTTTAAGGAGTGATAATAATGATAACTAAAGATATGAATATCCTTGAAGCAGTTCAACAATATCCTGTATTAGCTGATGTATTCAGAAAACATGGACTAGGATGTGTAGGATGTATGATAGCTGCTGGAGAAACTCTAGGAGAAGGAATTACTGCTCATGGATTAGATGCAGATGCTATAATAGCTGAAGCTAATGAATTAGTAGCAGCACAAAAATAATTACATAAGAAATTATTAAAAAGACAAGGCAGATTTTTATATAATCTGCCTTGTTTAGTATCTATGAGCCACTATTTGAAAAATATATTATTGACAAATAAGAAATCATATGATATTATAATTAATGCGTGGAAGGTTATCCTAATTGGTAAGGAACCGGTCTTGAAAACCGGCGTCGCAAGACTTCAGAGTTCGAATCTCTGATCTTCCGCCAGATATGATGGTGAAGTGGCAGAGTGGCCTAATGCACTCCCCTGCTAAGGGAGAGTACCTATAAACGGTACCGAGAGTTCAAATCTCTCCTTCACCGCCATTTGTAAATTCAGGTAGGCAACTACCTTTTTTTTATATAAATCCTGTGCATCCATAGCTCAATTGGATAGAGCGTCTGACTACGGATCAGAAGGTTAGGGGTTCGACTCCTCTTGGGTGCGCCATTTAAAAATAATAATAAGACTGTAGCCTAAAGGATTACAGCCTTTTTTATTTAAAAAAACTGTATTAAGAAAGAGATATATAGATACTGATTATGAAATAGAAGTATAAAAAATAAAAAAAATTAAAAAATAAAAAAGGAAAGTACATGGTATTAGCAGTATATGTATAATAGATACATAAAAAAAATACGATAATATAGGTAATTTACCTATTTAAACTAAAATAATAACTAGGAGGAAATGGTATGAAAAAATATGAATGTAAAGTATGTGGATATATTTATGATCCAGTTGAGGGAGATCCAGATGGAGGAATAGCTGCTGGAACAGCTTTTGAAGATATTCCTGATGATTGGGTATGTCCTTTATGTGGAGTAGGAAAAGACGATTTCGAAGCAATCTAATAAAAAATTAAAAGATAGAAGACAGGATAATTACATCCTGTCTTTTTGTTTTTAAGGAATAAAAGACAATAGTCAGCAACCTAAGCTAAACAACTTTTAAAATAAAAGCAACTGTTGATATATAGAAGAGAGTAAAATTTTATGCTAGAATAATAAAAAACAGCATAAGGGGGAAGAATGAAGTACAAAAGCAGTTTTTTTATAATGGTATATAATTTTATCTGGACTATACTAGGGTGTGTGGGGATAATATTTTTTATAACATATGTACTGTCAAATTTTGTATATATAAGATTTTCTTATTTATATCCAATAGGGATAGTAGTTTTAATAATTTGCAGTATTTATTCTATAGTAACAGGATATATTACTGTAGACATAGGAGAAAAGGAAGTCAGCATAAAAAGTCTGATATCTACAAAAGAAAAACTAGAATTTGACAGATACCTTTTTTCGTCAAGAGTATGTACTCATTCTGTGAATTTTATACCAACACAGAAAGAGAGATTTTTAATTATATTTGATGGAAGCGTTGAAAGAGAGATAAAGCTTTCAAACTTTTCTAAAAAATCATTTGATAAGGTATTGTCTGTTTTAAATAAAAGAACATTGGATAAAGAAGAGATAAAAGAAACACTGAAAAAAGAGATATTCACTATTCCAAAGGAAGATATTTTAGAAGAGCATATGAGATTACTGAAAAAATATATAATAATAGCAACAGGAGCAGCTATAGTTTTAAGCAGTGGACTTTATTTCTTGATTAAAAAAAATTCTGATGGAAGAGAATTAACTTCGTTTTTTGGAATGATGGTTTTATTCAATATTTTAATGTTTGGAATACCTGGGATAGCTATATTTTGTGAATATATAAGGAAGGGAAATGAAACTCCTGAAAGGATACACGTAGATATAGACAGTATTAATATTGATGGAAAAGTTTATAATATGAGAGAGATAAAAAAGATAGTTGCTACTCCAGCCTCATATGAAGAGGGGCTGATTGGAAAAAATTTTAGGAAAATAATCATTCATACAAACAGAAATAAAAAAATACTGCATTTAGGTGCAAGGGCAGTTGCTGGAATAAATAAAATAGTTTATGAAGAATATAATGAATTATGTAATATTATAGAAAAATCAGCTGCAATGAATGATGTAGATTTTATATACGATCTCTAAAAAATATTTATATAGAAAAAGGATATGTTTCTGGACAACAGAATAATTCTATAAAGTAAAATTTTTTATAAAATGTTTTTTAGGAGGAGTATTTATGGCAGAGGATAAAGATAAAAAGGGAATGATAGTTTTTACAAAATTCAGTCCTTATACAGTTGTGGATACTAAAATAGAAAATTACAAAGGGGAAGAATACGAAACACCAAGAACAGTTTCATTGTGCAGATGTGGACATTCTAAAAATAAACCTTTCTGTGATGGTACTCATGCAAGAGGAGTAGAGTTTAATAATGAGAGAGAAGAAGAAAAAACTAGAGGAATAAAAGGGTATAATGGAGAAAAAATAGTAGTATATTTTGACAAATATATATGTAAGCATGCTGCTAAATGTGTAAAGGGCTATCCAGAAGTATTCAACCCAGATAAAATTCCTTGGATAGAAATGAAAAATGCA
Coding sequences within it:
- the kdsA gene encoding 3-deoxy-8-phosphooctulonate synthase, translated to MLVSEVKKVKIGKNIEIGGNNRFTLIAGPCVIESEELVMEVAGKVKEICDRLGINYIFKASFDKANRSSIHSYRGPGIEEGLRILKKVKDTYGLPVVTDVHEVWQCKKAAEVVDLIQIPAFLCRQTDLLIAAAETGLPVNVKKGQFLAPWDMKNVVTKMEESGNPNVMLCERGSTFGYNNMVVDMRAFMEMRKFGYPVVFDVTHAVQKPGGLGTATSGDREYVYPLMRAGLAIGVDAIFAEVHPNPEKAMSDGPNMLYLSDLEEILKMAVKIDDLVKGR
- a CDS encoding KpsF/GutQ family sugar-phosphate isomerase; the encoded protein is MDIINYAKEVFDSEIEELKIVRDKINREMIDVVEEILKSEGKVVVTGIGKSGLIGKKIAATLASTGTHSVFMNSAEGLHGDLGMISKEDVVIAISNSGNSDEIVAILPSIKKIGAKIVAMTGNRNSKLGREADYILNIGVKREGCPLNLAPMSSTTSTLVMGDALAAILIKKRDFKPENFALYHPGGSLGKRLLMKVRDVMHKDEMIPLCDKESVIDDVILTMTDKRLGAVCVMNGDLMVGIITEGDIRRALKRREEFFGFKAKDIMTRNFTKVDSDSMAIDALELMENRESQISVLPVFDKDKLVGMVRVHDLLNVVGR
- a CDS encoding DUF1858 domain-containing protein, translated to MITKDMNILEAVQQYPVLADVFRKHGLGCVGCMIAAGETLGEGITAHGLDADAIIAEANELVAAQK
- the rd gene encoding rubredoxin; translated protein: MKKYECKVCGYIYDPVEGDPDGGIAAGTAFEDIPDDWVCPLCGVGKDDFEAI
- a CDS encoding CDGSH iron-sulfur domain-containing protein, yielding MAEDKDKKGMIVFTKFSPYTVVDTKIENYKGEEYETPRTVSLCRCGHSKNKPFCDGTHARGVEFNNEREEEKTRGIKGYNGEKIVVYFDKYICKHAAKCVKGYPEVFNPDKIPWIEMKNATDIEKLIKVIKSCPSGALSYQLEGGERETIYHDVEKITIEKNGSINITGGVKVIDDNSSEEILDSKEHYSLCRCGHSKHKPFCDGTHKHINFNDEE